The genome window CCATAGCCTGATCGGGATTTTCTCGGGTTAACGGCCGGCTAGAGGGCACCGCTCAAGGGGTGGCGCCTCGGGGAGTGGATGAATCAATGGCGCATAACAAACGCCGGTAAATCAACGGCAGTCCTTTTGCTGCGCTGGGTCGCCGGTGTTGGTATGGATTGCGCTGGGGAGTCTGGGGAGGCCTCCGCTGGCTTGGGGTGGGATGACCAGGGGGGAATTGGGTCTTGGTACAGGCGCGCTTGTTTTTCCCAATCGGCGTTGGGGGCGTAGGTGGACAGGAGTTGTCGCAGGCGCAAATTCTCCTGTTGCTGGCGATACAGACGGGCCTCCAATTCTTGTCGTTGTTGCTGTTCCTCCACCAGGGCTGCTTCCTGTTCCTGTAGCCGCTTTTGTTGAAAAGCCTGGGTTTGCTCCAGTTGCTGAATCCGCTGTTGGGATTGGCGTAGTTGTTCCGCGAGGTTTTCGATCAACTGTTGTTGTTCATTCGCCGTTTGTTGGCACAGTTGCAATTCCTGCAAAAGACATTCGGTCTGGGCGCGCAGGGTGGCTAACTCCTGCTGGAGGTCCTGTACATCGCCGGTCGCTCCCCCTTGCCAATTGAGGTCCGTCAAATTGACAGGCGGGGGGGTAAAGGCATAATCTGGTTGCACCGCCATGGGCTCAAAACCGTCCTTCGTATCCCAATATCTTATCTCAGCTTATCGCAGGAAGGGATTTTTGACGAGAACCTGGGGGTGATTTTCCCCGAAAAATTTAAATTTTTACCGATTGATCGGCTTAGCTAGCCCAGGGCAGCTCCAGACGAGGAATGGCCTCAATCAGGGTTTGGGTGTAGGGATGCTGGGGTTGGTGATAAATCTGGTCGGCGGGTCCCATCTCCACCACCTGCCCCTGGTTCATCACCATGATCCGGTCACTCATGAAATACACCACCCCCAGGTCGTGGGAGATGAATAGATAGGTCAAATGCAATTCCCTCTGCAACTGCTTCAACAGATTCAACACCTGGGCTTGGATAGAAATGTCCAGCGCCGACACGGATTCATCGCAAATGACCAGGTCCGGTTGGGTGACCAGGGCGCGGGCGATGGCAATGCGCTGGCGCTGCCCCCCGGAAAATTGATGGGGATAGCGAGATAATGCATCCGCCTCTAACCCCACCCGTTCCAACAGGGCCGTGACCTGGGCCATGGCTGCCTGGCGGGACAAACGGGGTTGGTGGATGGCCAGGGGTTCCAGCAACAGGTCGCGCACGGTCATGCGGGGACTCAGGGAACCAAAGGGGTCCTGGAAAATCATCTGCATCCGCCGCCGCCAGGGTCGCAATCGCCTGGCAGACCAGTGGGTGATGTCCTGGCCGTCGAAGTAGATACGTCCCCCCTGCACCGGCAGCAACCGCAGGATGGCCCGGGCCAGGGTGCTTTTGCCGCAGCCGGATTCCCCCACCAGACCCAAAGTCTCCCCCCGGTGTAGTTGAAAACTGACGCCCTGGACCGCCGGTTGCACCTGCCTGCCCCGTCGGTAACTGACCTGTAAATCCACCACCCGCAGCAGCACCGGTTGTTGCTGGAGCATCTGTAACCGCTGCGCCTGCATGGTCGGCGAGACAACAGGGGGTGGGGGACGGTCGGCATAAAAATCCGCCAGGGTGGGTAGGACCTGCAAGCGGCGCCCCAGGATAGGACGGCAGGCCAGTAACCCCCGGGTGTAGGGATGCTGGGGATGGTGAAAAATGGCGTCCTGGGACCCGGCCTCCACCACCTGTCCCTGTTGCATCACCAGCACCCGGTCCGCTAGGTCCGCCACCACCGCCAGGTCATGGCTAATGACGATGGCGGCCATTTGGCGCTGCCGACACAGCCGTTTCAAGAGAGCCAAGATTTCTGCCTGAATGGTTACGTCTAGGGCGGTGGTGGGTTCGTCGGCAATCAGCAGCCAGGGGTCTGACGCTAGGGCCATGGCGATCATCCAACGCTGGAGCTGCCCCCCGGAAAACTGATGGGGATAGCGCTGGAGCAACCGCCGCAAGAACTCCGGGGGCGTGTTGGGGGATAGCAGTTGCACCTCCTGGAGCAATTGCCGCTGGCGCTGCTGCAGTTGGGCGGGGGTCAGGCGCTGGTGGGCTATACAGGCTTCCGCCAATTGCCAGCCGCAGGTGTACACGGGATTAAGGGAGCTGGCCGGTTCCTGAAACACCATACCCATGGCCCTGCCTCGGTATTGTGGCCAGGTTTTGGGGGTGAGGGTGAGCAAATTTACCTCTGGTTGGCCGGGGGGGGACCAGTGCAGGCGGTCGGCGTGGACTTTCCCCGGTGGGGGCACCAGTCCCATCAAGGCCAGAGCGGTCAAGGATTTCCCCGAACCGGACTCGCCGACGATGCCCAACACTTCCCCCGGCGCTAGGTCAAAGCAAACCCCTCGCACCGGTGTGTGGTTGGGAAAATGCACCGTTAAATTCTGCACGTCCAGCAGGGGGGTCATGGGGCCGTCGGGCTTTCCCGCATAATGTTAAAGCATAGCCAGCACAGCCAGGGATGGACAACCACAGCGCTGCCTCTACGACCGGGGAAGTTTTTGTGCGCACGGGGCAACTCCAGGTCTATACCGCCCCCCAGCGGGCCTTTTTTGCCGACGTGATGGCCATGGCCATGCAGCGGGCCAGTCAGGGCCACCGGGTGTTGATCGTGCAGTTTCTCAAAGGGGGCCTCAACCAAGGGCCGGAACACCCGGTGCGGTTGGTGCAGCATTTGGAGTGGATTCGCTGCCCGATTCCCCGTTGTATTGACACGCCGGATGTGCAGGAGGAGGAAGCTGCGGCGGTGCATCGGCTCTGGCGGGATACCCAGGCGCGGGTGCGCAGTGGTCGCTATCATCTGGCCGTTCTAGATGAACTGATCCTGGCGGTGCATTTGGGTTTGTTGGGCCTGATTGAGGTGGTGAGTTTTTTGCAGGAGCGTCCCCCTACGACGGACCTGGTGATTACCGGGACGACCCTTCCGCCGGAGATTTTGGCCCTGGCCGACCGGGTGACGGAATGGCGCCGTCCGCCCGGTTTTTAGAGACTGTTGCAGGACTGTTACAGAACCCGGCAGGCCGCCAGAAACCGTGCTACGATTCCGCCCGTAGATTGTTGGGGTCCTGTGCTGTGACGATGCGCGTAGCGGTGGTCGGTGGTGGCCCAGCGGGAGCCTCTGCCGCCGAAATCTTGGCCAAAGCCGGTATTGAGACTTATCTGTTTGAGCGCAAACTGGACAACTGCAAACCCTGTGGCG of Gloeomargarita sp. SRBZ-1_bins_9 contains these proteins:
- a CDS encoding ABC transporter ATP-binding protein; protein product: MTPLLDVQNLTVHFPNHTPVRGVCFDLAPGEVLGIVGESGSGKSLTALALMGLVPPPGKVHADRLHWSPPGQPEVNLLTLTPKTWPQYRGRAMGMVFQEPASSLNPVYTCGWQLAEACIAHQRLTPAQLQQRQRQLLQEVQLLSPNTPPEFLRRLLQRYPHQFSGGQLQRWMIAMALASDPWLLIADEPTTALDVTIQAEILALLKRLCRQRQMAAIVISHDLAVVADLADRVLVMQQGQVVEAGSQDAIFHHPQHPYTRGLLACRPILGRRLQVLPTLADFYADRPPPPVVSPTMQAQRLQMLQQQPVLLRVVDLQVSYRRGRQVQPAVQGVSFQLHRGETLGLVGESGCGKSTLARAILRLLPVQGGRIYFDGQDITHWSARRLRPWRRRMQMIFQDPFGSLSPRMTVRDLLLEPLAIHQPRLSRQAAMAQVTALLERVGLEADALSRYPHQFSGGQRQRIAIARALVTQPDLVICDESVSALDISIQAQVLNLLKQLQRELHLTYLFISHDLGVVYFMSDRIMVMNQGQVVEMGPADQIYHQPQHPYTQTLIEAIPRLELPWAS
- a CDS encoding cob(I)yrinic acid a,c-diamide adenosyltransferase, which gives rise to MDNHSAASTTGEVFVRTGQLQVYTAPQRAFFADVMAMAMQRASQGHRVLIVQFLKGGLNQGPEHPVRLVQHLEWIRCPIPRCIDTPDVQEEEAAAVHRLWRDTQARVRSGRYHLAVLDELILAVHLGLLGLIEVVSFLQERPPTTDLVITGTTLPPEILALADRVTEWRRPPGF